In a single window of the Deltaproteobacteria bacterium genome:
- a CDS encoding HEAT repeat domain-containing protein yields the protein MASDGPESLLKSALEKVVFFECRIDQLEADLAATSAERDRLKAELSQFAARELHLKQELTELQTRYLGARRELEEEQSRNTTLRAERERWLTTMAEATRIREAGEGPQGEMDLAGFIAELRAEVEALRSGQKLERAVLPVAPPQDAAQLAVGMAQEGRIGFTERDRKELVRTARFETRAEETVFAFSLRELSSPHGDGRARAAQRLGALKSREAAAALAAALNAESDASVKPALIEALAATGGEEALPLLSPHLRDRQVPVRLAALEAAVKLGGASCTREIDRALSDESPRVRRRAALLAGSFGPTAGAPLLAHASADSDASVRRVAALAQAAFGGELARKALLGAADDDDLSVRRAAWQALSRLFTEPLLSVADEPSVRRRREIRRLEATPLKPLTLAESKPLEAVAQAAFTPAPVVEEAVVEPEPAPVVDDAALTEQLLSEVASSLRGRTLAELNAIAPEAAVARAAATLLGEGRLVRRNQRFFLA from the coding sequence ATGGCGAGCGACGGTCCGGAGAGCCTGCTCAAGAGCGCGCTGGAGAAGGTGGTCTTCTTCGAGTGTCGCATTGACCAGCTCGAGGCCGACCTCGCCGCCACTTCCGCCGAGCGCGACCGCCTCAAGGCCGAGCTCAGCCAGTTCGCTGCCCGCGAGCTCCACCTCAAGCAGGAGCTCACCGAGCTGCAGACGCGCTACCTGGGCGCGCGCCGCGAGCTCGAGGAAGAGCAGTCGCGCAACACCACGCTGCGCGCCGAGCGCGAGCGCTGGCTGACGACCATGGCCGAGGCCACGCGCATCCGCGAGGCCGGTGAAGGTCCGCAGGGCGAGATGGATCTCGCCGGCTTCATCGCCGAGCTGCGCGCGGAAGTCGAAGCGCTGCGCTCGGGGCAGAAGCTGGAGCGCGCGGTGCTTCCGGTCGCGCCGCCGCAGGACGCGGCGCAGCTCGCGGTGGGCATGGCGCAGGAGGGCCGCATCGGCTTCACCGAGCGCGATCGCAAGGAATTGGTGAGGACCGCGCGCTTTGAGACCCGCGCGGAAGAGACCGTGTTCGCGTTCTCGCTGCGCGAGCTCTCGTCGCCGCATGGCGATGGTCGCGCGCGCGCCGCCCAGCGCCTGGGTGCGCTCAAGTCGCGCGAGGCCGCCGCCGCGCTCGCCGCTGCACTGAACGCCGAGTCCGACGCGAGCGTGAAGCCCGCGCTCATCGAGGCCCTGGCCGCCACCGGCGGCGAAGAGGCGCTCCCGCTGCTCTCGCCGCACCTGCGCGATCGCCAGGTTCCCGTTCGCCTGGCTGCGCTCGAGGCCGCGGTGAAGCTCGGCGGCGCCAGCTGCACCCGCGAGATCGACCGCGCGCTCTCGGATGAGAGCCCGCGCGTGCGTCGCCGCGCGGCGCTGCTCGCTGGATCGTTTGGCCCGACTGCAGGCGCGCCGCTGCTCGCGCATGCGTCGGCAGATTCCGACGCGTCCGTTCGCCGCGTGGCCGCGCTCGCGCAGGCTGCGTTTGGCGGTGAGCTCGCACGCAAGGCGCTCCTCGGCGCGGCCGACGACGACGATCTCTCGGTGCGCCGCGCCGCCTGGCAGGCGCTCTCGCGGCTCTTCACCGAGCCGCTGCTCTCCGTCGCCGACGAGCCCTCGGTTCGCCGCCGCCGCGAGATTCGCCGCCTCGAGGCCACGCCGCTCAAGCCGCTCACGCTCGCTGAGTCCAAGCCGCTCGAAGCGGTCGCGCAGGCGGCGTTCACACCCGCGCCGGTCGTCGAGGAGGCGGTCGTCGAGCCCGAGCCTGCACCGGTCGTCGACGACGCCGCGCTCACCGAGCAGCTGCTGTCCGAGGTGGCGTCGAGCCTGCGCGGTCGGACGCTCGCCGAGCTGAACGCCATCGCTCCCGAGGCGGCGGTGGCCCGCGCGGCCGCCACGCTGCTCGGCGAAGGTCGGCTGGTGCGGCGCAACCAGAGGTTCTTCCTGGCGTGA
- a CDS encoding ParA family protein, with amino-acid sequence MEPFVYTPKRAAQILGITQAQLQREAKQAELTPQQVQKLREKLGKSPHDFGGCRRQLFLNFKGGTGKTSLSTSYAFRLAEMGYGVLLVDLDSQGHATKCLGLEGENLDKTLLPVFTKKLRITDVIMPTGVPLLDLVPSNLSMSTVDLTLMPMAGRELKLRTALKEVEDRYDFIVLDAPPSFGLLNLNALMATDDLFVPVLADFLSFHGLKLLFETVQGLQEDLDLQLANVFIVVNAFNQTFKIAREALEALKQHYPEYLLKTVVRQCTKFAQASSEGKPVFAFDPECKGATDIQAVIDEAMGRVAESVQSRRAGS; translated from the coding sequence ATGGAGCCCTTCGTCTACACCCCCAAGCGCGCCGCGCAGATCCTGGGCATCACCCAGGCCCAGCTCCAGCGCGAGGCCAAGCAGGCCGAGCTCACGCCGCAGCAGGTCCAGAAGCTGCGCGAGAAGCTGGGCAAGAGCCCCCACGACTTCGGCGGCTGCCGGCGTCAGCTCTTCTTGAACTTCAAGGGCGGCACGGGCAAGACCTCGCTGTCGACGAGCTACGCGTTCCGCTTGGCGGAGATGGGCTACGGCGTGCTGCTGGTGGATCTCGACTCGCAGGGCCACGCCACCAAGTGCCTGGGCCTCGAGGGCGAGAACCTCGACAAGACCCTCCTGCCCGTCTTCACCAAGAAGCTGCGCATCACCGACGTGATCATGCCCACCGGCGTGCCTCTCTTGGACCTGGTGCCGTCGAACCTGAGCATGAGCACCGTCGATCTCACGCTCATGCCCATGGCGGGCCGAGAGCTGAAGCTGCGCACCGCGCTGAAGGAGGTCGAGGACCGCTACGACTTCATCGTCCTCGACGCGCCGCCGTCGTTCGGCTTGCTCAACCTGAACGCGCTCATGGCCACCGACGACTTGTTCGTGCCGGTGCTCGCCGACTTCCTCTCCTTCCACGGGCTGAAGCTGCTCTTCGAGACCGTGCAGGGCCTTCAGGAAGACCTGGATCTGCAGCTCGCCAACGTCTTCATCGTGGTGAACGCATTTAACCAAACCTTTAAGATCGCTCGCGAGGCGCTCGAGGCGCTCAAGCAGCACTACCCCGAGTACCTGCTCAAGACGGTGGTGCGGCAGTGCACCAAGTTCGCCCAGGCCTCCAGCGAGGGGAAGCCGGTCTTCGCCTTCGACCCGGAGTGCAAGGGCGCCACCGACATCCAGGCGGTCATCGACGAGGCCATGGGCCGCGTGGCGGAGTCGGTGCAGTCGCGCCGCGCAGGTTCTTAA